Genomic segment of Diceros bicornis minor isolate mBicDic1 chromosome 29, mDicBic1.mat.cur, whole genome shotgun sequence:
CACAGGGACTGCAGGAAGTGGACGTGTGTACAGTACGGCCATCATGTGCAGTCCCTGCACACGTCCACCGAGGAGTCACGGCATGTGGGGAGTGCCCTAATTCGACATACAAAGATCAAAGTCCAAACATGAAATATAGGCACAGAGTAGATTCTCCACTCTTTTTTATAAGGGAAAGACTAAACAACTTGATATACTAATAAAACATGATATGGCAAACTCTAAGAATCTGAATGAAATGAGACACAAAGGTGCAATTATCAGGCAAATTTTGGTTTGAAAATACTTGGGAACTGTGGACTTGTCACCATGTCTCCTCTGCCGTGTCACTCCAGCTCCTCCCAGTGGTCTGTCAGGTGGCCTCTGCTCTGCCGTCTGATGCTGACGAGCTTCCCGGCCGACTTGAGGCTCCAGCGGGAGCTGCCTCCTGAGCTGGCCAGGTTGCTGTACTTGGTGGAGGCCTTGCCGTCCTCCTCCCAGCCTGGCCGAGGCACACGGTCATTCAAGGTGTCACCTGAATCAGCTGCCACATCTTCAAGAGCAAGTTTTGGAGGCTCCCAACCTTCAATCTCATCTGGTTTCTTAGACTGTATATTCTGTTTTAAAACCAAATTGTCCCAAAATCCAGATTTCTTCTCTGTCTTCAACTCTTCCTTTAATCGCAGGTTAGTTCTATAGGAGATGAAAGAGTTAAGTGTTGGTGATCCAGTGATCTTAGGGCCTCAAATTGTGTCCATTTTATAAATACaaggttcttttttaaaaaagtttaaattgTTTAGGCAGCTAACCCAAATCTAtgtgtaaaattttaaatattaaaattaataaggaaaaattagTCACTACATGTTATTAATGAAACTTGTGAAAGCCATGTTTGAAGATAGCACACTAGGCAAGACACAAGCCAAGAACTCGTTCTCAGACAAGAAGATACAAACGAGAACGCCCTCCAGGCAACGTGAAAGGTGGTGCTCAAGTGTCTGAGCAAGCCAGATGAGAGCCAGCCCAGGGTCCAGACTAAGAGATATGGGGGAGTCCTCCATTTACCAAATCGGGTTTCAACAGGGTTATTCACATAGCAGCCTAGTCTCAAGCATTTAGTGGTAATTTGCTGAACAAAAACCAAGACTTTAGAACATTGTCGCGTCAGGAAAGGACGGCCGACTGGTGGGGGAGACAGATCATCACGCATGACCACAAAGCACTAGGGGCCACTGGTCCTGCAGCCTGACAGCCGGAGCACCCAGGACAGTGTTACAAGCACCAGTGTCCAGGCTGCACCCCCAGAGTCTCATTTAATTGGACTGGGGGCCAGGACACAGGTGTTTCTTCAAGGCCCCCCAGGAGATGCTGATGTATTAGCCACCACCCTGACAGTCAAGAGGACCAACTCGCATGGTCCTCACAGAAAAGAAGGCAGTGCAGTCAGGGCCACAGGGCCAGAGGAGGCCACGCACGGCTGGTGGGTGCAGAGGAGCCACCGAGGCACCCATGGTCCTCAGACCAGCACACTTTTACTTTCAGACCCACCAAGATTCACCTTCCAATCAAAAAACATGCCGTTGGCAACATCATTAGGTAGTCACCgaatttatattttcatctttaagcacactttttaaaatttcaaagtatTTATAATAAATGAGCACCAATATGTCAGcttaaatatattcatttttctaaAGTCTTTTACAGTTTACcaatcctttgcatttctaaccttttgtcttgattttcttttcttccttttttttttttggtgaggaagattggccctgagtcttttttttttttttttttttggtgaggaagattgtccctgagctaacatctgtgcccatcttcctctattttataagcccccacagcgtggcttgatgagcagtgtaggtccatgcctgggatctgaacctgtgaaccctgggccaccgaagtggagtgcatgcacttaaccactacgcgaccaggccggccccttttttcttggttttctgAAACTACTAAACATCTTAAGCATGCTACAGGCTGCTTTAAGGCTAATAAGTTCAATTTACAATTCTAAGCTCGAGAGCTGGTCTGAGAaacttgttttttcacttttccaTAACCTTTCAAAGTGCTTATACTTAACCTCATGACTTTCCACCTaaagtacattttattttctttcatctccAGAACATCAAGATTTGTACAACTCATTTCTCTTTACTCATGAGGGGAAGGAAACCCTAACTGTCACATCACACTGCCCTGCTATCTATCTGCCACTCAAGGGAGGgacagacagagggacagagTGGTTCAGCCAGCACGGCAGTAGGGTTAGGTTGAGCGTCCCTCACAGCTCAGTCGCCTTCCCTGGACAGAGCACGTCTCTGCAGACCACGACTCACCCTTTAGACTTGGGGGATGTGCGTCTCTCCAGCAGGTGCTGCTCGTCGTCTCTATGGAACAGAGAAGTCACCTCTTTCCAGCCTCGGAAACTTGCTCCCTGAACCTGAAGAAGGTTAAGAGAAAGATCAGATCTGACATAGTAAGTAAACAGGTGGCAGTGTGGTGGCCTGATACGCGTGGAGCTGAATTGCAGGACACGGGCACAGACTCCCTTACCTGGTGTCTGCACACGTTCATTCTTCCCGTCAGCTCCAGTGATCTCAGGAGGCAAGGGACCATAGTCCCATCAGCTTGTCCATGCTGCTCGGGACAGTCACCCACGTTTGGTAACAGACTGACCAATAATCACATTTTACCCAAACCAGGTTGGCATGACGAAGCTTCCGACACGAGTAGGACAGCTCTCTAGAAGCTTCAGGGCCTGCGAGGGTGATGGGACCTGCACTCCCTCCACAGCTAGACTTTGAAGAAGAAATGACGCATTTTTGTTGAATCTAAGACAAATGATTTTGTCTTagctttttcatttctgaaataagGATGCATCTTCTAATTAATGCCTGGCATCTTAGagtcaaagagaaaaaggaactaaTATTTCCTGAAAGTCCTGTGTGTCAAGTGCCTTTCACATGAGCTGCAACACGGCtagggttgttttgttttcttctttgtggggagggaagggaatgGAGGAGGGTATCTCACATGGGTCAGACCTAGctttaaaatactttgaaatgttAAAAACGTAATATAAAAATGAAGTGACACTGAGAACTGACCTGCCTAACAGCACTGGAGTGAGACACCCTATTacaacagaaaataaatgcaCGTCCTTGACCCGCCGAGGTCACCCGATGACCAAGGTGACCCTGTGACCAAGGACCTACTACTGTGGGCAACCCAGTGCCAGGGAGAGGGTCCTGGAAGACTAACCAGGACACTTGGTAGTTCTGCCTCTGACTTCCGTCAGGCCCAGCTCACAGAATCCCACTCTGGGCAGAGGTCCGAGTCCTTAGACAGAGCAGGACGCAGACAGCTCCCAGTTGGAGATGCGCGTGGTCATGAATGAGGGCTTGAGATATGAGAGCAGCTGTTGTGCCCACTCCAACAGAAGGCGTGATGTCAGAAAGAACGAGGGATGAGGGATGGGTCTACCACGTCCCATGCTGTACAAAAATCTACAATCACGAGAGTTACGTAATGGCTGTGGAATGCTCCTGTGCTTGCTGGGTAAAGGACTGGACACTTCGTCCTCCCCGGGGCTCCAGGATATGATGGTGCTGCTGCAGGAAGCAATGGTCAACAACAGAGATCCTGTCCAGAAGCCCACACTCAATGAGAACACAATTCTAGATTTGACCTGCAGACCTGGAAGGAGTCGGCGGAAGGAGTGTGAGCAAGTCCTCTGTGCCAAGTGCCCTGCCAGGATCCCCACCCAGCGCGCACTCAACCTGAACAACCACGGGATGGATGCTATGCTGTTACAAGGGAGGAGCCTCAAGTTGAAGACCTTGAGGAACCTGAccaaagcaaacagaaagaaGTAAAGCCAGGCTGAAGACACGTCTCAGTCGGGAGTTCTAATGTTGACCCCTCTACTTACGCTGACCTTTCTACCGGACCTAGACCCGCCCTCATCCACACCAGTGGGTACAAACCTGTCCTACACCTGGTCACCTAACTCCCCAAATcctcccagcctctcctctgcctttctcctgCTGCAATGGTGGCACCACCTTCCAACATCATTCACTCCACACTCCCCTCAGTGCACTAAAGGCAGTCCCTAGGATTCCATTTCTGATATCATAATGAAAGTTCATAGGAAAGAAGAATTACCTAAATTTAAATCATTACCCAGTGTTTCCACGGAAATTATCaggaagaagatacaaagaatagTCTCTAGTTAACACACTTTAAACAGGTGTCCCAGAAGAGGAAAAACTAACAAATAAAAGCAAAGTAAATTGAGAGAGAAAACTTCCTAGGAATGTAGTAACAGTGAAGGTGGATGTCGAAAGGGGTAAATCGTCTCACTTAGACCCAGAAATTCAAATGTAAAGTCACAATATGGGGGGAATGAAACTTGATTCAGCTGCAGAATACAACAAACAAAAACGATGGGGTTAAAATCAACAGGTCAGCAAGGACTGACGGGAAGCCCCGAGGGGCAGTCTGCAGCCCTGGAGGAGTCGACAGCAAATTCAAGGCTGATTCGTTTCTAATCACTAACTAGTGTCTAGTTTTTTATGAGATGGAAAGTAGCAGATTACTTATTTGGGATGCTCTCTCTTGACTAATCAGCACTTCTGCACACACCTACATACACACAGGCGTTTGGGGGTCGAGCAGATCAACCTGTTAACAGAATGTTCTCCGAGGGTAGGactgctgttggttttattttagaGAACGCAGCACACTCATGAACACAGGCTGTGTTAGCAGCAACATGCCCCCTCGTGCAGCCCCATCTTCACAGAAAGGGCGCTGACCGTGGACAGACCTCCTCCTGGGGAGCCAGCCAAGTGGGGACAGGAGGGGCTTGTGGAGAACGGACCTCAGAGGAAGCAGGAAAGACAAGACTGCCAGGCCGCCCCGGGGCTCCAGGCAGGAGCAGCGCTCGCGACGGTCAGGCCCTACGTGAGCAGATCCAGCCCCAGTTCGTGAGTTTAAACGTGCGTCACTGGGTTAGGACTGCCCGTCCACAAGGAGCCCTCAGAAGCCTGGGGTTCAGCCTTCCTCGCTCACAGCTCAAACACCATGGTGCTCCGCGGCCTGTGGGTCAGCCAGGCCTGGGGCTGCTGGAAGCACAAGTCAAGATGGACACCTGAAAACGGGGCGTCCCTGAGAGGGTGACAGGACTTGAGAGAACGTCACCGAGGAAACGAGCAGAGCGGAGGCTCATTCATCGTCACCTCACACAGACAGACACTGTACTCTAGGCCGGACGCTGCTTCTCAGCATTCAGGAGCCTCAGCCACCCAGAGCAGTCTGGAGAGGCGTGGATGGATCAAGGTTCCCTGCATCCAGCACTTTCCAGAAAGAATCGACCACCTGCCTCCAGAGTCCTGCAAGGATCCCAGGCTCCGATGGAAACCTCTCCTCACACCACCAGGGCACTCACTCTGGCCTGGTACTACAGCTCACCAGGCAGGCATCTGACGTTTTCAATAGAACTGAGTACGTCAGGTGTCATGCTGGAGCATACGCCGTGTAGAATCGCAGATGGAGTAAACTCGGGCCACGTAAAGTGTTTCTGGAGAGCAGTCAGTTCTGAGGCTGTAAGCCATGTAGATCCTCTCAACTCCACTCATACACTGAAGATGATGCCAACTCGTTCAGACTCCTTGAGCTTTCCATGCACTGAGACACCGCGAGAGTGCTGGGCAGCGAGACTGCTCAGATGGAAACAGTCACGCACGTTCCAGTTAGGGGTAAGCACACGGCCTCTGTCCCTGCCCCACCCAACCCCCAGTGAGATTTGGatgtattcattcactcagtaaatgttacctAATGTGGCAGACAAGAATTTATTCAAAGCTAAGAAAGTACttctgcattattcacaatagccaggacatggaaacaacctaagtgtccattgatggatgaatgaataaagaaaatatagtgtgtatatatatatatacacacacacacaatggaatattactgagcCATAAAAAATAGGGAAActctaccatttgtgacaacatggatggaccctgaaggtactatgctaagtgaaataagtcagacagcgaaagacaaatactgtacggtctcccttatatgtggaatctaaacaaaacacacaaaaaacaccaAACTCGTAGAAAAAGAGATGAGATCTGTGGTTACAGAcatggggagtgggggagggtaagtggaggaaggtggtcaagaGTTCCTCTCGGATAAATAAGTCCTCGGTACTTAACGCACAGCATGGTGACCGCAGTTAATGGTGCTGCAGGATACACGTGggtcctaagagttctcatcccaaggagaaatgtttttcttttctttctattgtatctaaatgagatgatggatgctaaTGGAACccactgtggtaatcatttcacaacgtatgtcaatcaaaccatcatgctgtacccTAAAATTGACACAgtaatgtatgtcaattatttctcataaAACCAGGGTGCACAGGAAGCCCTAGTGCAACCACTCCCTAGCCTACAGGCTAGAAACGTACCACGGATCACCGAGATGACCCACGTGGTGCGATAGGTCTGAGATTCAGGCCACAGAGCTGAGGGCAAATCTCTGACTTAGTATTATACAACTAGCAAATAAAACCACCACCAAAAGAAGCATCCtgcaacattattttaaataataaaaacctCAACACAAACCACACGAGCCCTTCCCCGAGTTCAGTGCCTGAGGCCTAACTCTGCATGGAAATACCCCTGGTGTTTATAGGAACCGGGGACTAGCTTACAGCATTCTCCCcgctcccctctcccctgccctcagCTTCCCCTACTTCCTGTGGATTCTCACGTGCAGGTGAGATACAGAAATGCACTTACCCTCTGGGTGGGCGCAGAGATGTGCGTGAGGCGCACAGCTCCTTCTCCCTCTGGGTTTCACCCCCCACCTTTACGTGGAGGAGTTTCAGGACCCGTCTCAGACTCTGAACTCTAACAAACCTCAGACCCAAATCTCCCATTGGACACTACCCACTGGACACTTCCATTTACATGTCCAGTCGATACCTCCACCTCACTGCCCCTTGACAAGGGCAGCtttcttcctgcctctcctgCCCACCAGCTTGCCTCAGCTCCCCCGTTTCAGCCAGGCTCTGAATCTGTAGGTAGTCCCACCCCTTGGACACCACATCCGTGCCTGACGTGAATCTACACTTCCGGTTGTGTGAACTCAACACCAGTGCCACTGCCACACATCTTGCAAGAGTGCTGGAAATAGCTGCCAGGTGACCTCAGAG
This window contains:
- the TDRP gene encoding testis development-related protein encodes the protein MVPCLLRSLELTGRMNVCRHQVQGASFRGWKEVTSLFHRDDEQHLLERRTSPKSKGTNLRLKEELKTEKKSGFWDNLVLKQNIQSKKPDEIEGWEPPKLALEDVAADSGDTLNDRVPRPGWEEDGKASTKYSNLASSGGSSRWSLKSAGKLVSIRRQSRGHLTDHWEELE